In Streptomyces sp. 840.1, one DNA window encodes the following:
- a CDS encoding AI-2E family transporter → MQNRKPLLPIGARRLAAWCGVVLLVTGVAAVAIWLCVALKTAVTPVLLALLGTALLGPVHRRLTAHGVNRSVAAGITCALLVAVVGGAGYIVVAALIDTGDQIVQSLKDAGQWVVDHFGVTGNTNVDDLATSGKKLVEKFGASAAGGLLSGLSLVGSLIATSVLALLLTFFFLRDSDRAANLAHSIAPRGAGDLVEAMGRRAFEAVEGFMRGTTLIALIDAVCITVGLLILRVPGAVGLGALVLVGAYIPYLGAFISGAVAVLVALADRGFVIALWALGVVLAVQVLEGHILQPMIQSRTVQMHPAMIMVALTAGASVAGLLGMLLAVPVCAAAFGILGELRRDLGPPADPDAGAPDTPPGVPPPGPATA, encoded by the coding sequence GTGCAGAACCGGAAGCCCCTCCTGCCCATCGGCGCCCGGCGGCTGGCCGCCTGGTGCGGTGTCGTCCTGCTGGTCACCGGCGTCGCCGCGGTGGCCATCTGGCTGTGCGTCGCGCTCAAGACCGCCGTCACCCCCGTCCTGCTCGCGCTGCTCGGTACGGCGCTGCTCGGCCCCGTCCACCGAAGGCTGACCGCGCACGGGGTGAACCGTTCGGTGGCGGCCGGGATCACCTGCGCCCTGCTCGTCGCGGTGGTCGGCGGCGCCGGGTACATCGTCGTCGCCGCGCTCATCGACACCGGTGACCAGATCGTCCAGTCACTGAAGGACGCCGGCCAGTGGGTCGTCGACCACTTCGGTGTCACCGGCAACACGAATGTGGACGACCTGGCCACCAGCGGCAAGAAGCTCGTCGAGAAGTTCGGCGCGAGCGCCGCGGGCGGGCTGCTGAGCGGCCTCAGCCTGGTCGGTTCGCTCATCGCCACCAGCGTGCTCGCCCTGCTGCTGACCTTCTTCTTCCTGCGCGACTCCGACCGGGCCGCGAACCTCGCGCACTCCATCGCCCCGCGCGGCGCCGGTGACCTGGTCGAGGCGATGGGCCGGCGCGCGTTCGAGGCCGTCGAGGGCTTCATGCGCGGTACGACGCTCATCGCGCTCATCGACGCCGTCTGCATCACGGTCGGCCTGCTGATCCTGCGCGTGCCCGGCGCGGTGGGGCTGGGCGCGCTGGTGCTGGTCGGCGCCTACATCCCGTATCTGGGGGCGTTCATCTCGGGCGCCGTCGCGGTCCTGGTGGCGCTCGCGGACCGGGGCTTCGTGATCGCGCTCTGGGCGCTCGGGGTGGTGCTCGCCGTGCAGGTGCTGGAGGGCCACATCCTGCAGCCGATGATCCAGAGCCGCACGGTCCAGATGCACCCCGCCATGATCATGGTCGCGCTGACGGCGGGCGCGAGCGTGGCGGGCCTGCTGGGGATGCTCCTCGCGGTCCCGGTGTGCGCGGCGGCCTTCGGCATCCTCGGCGAACTGCGCAGGGACCTCGGGCCCCCGGCGGACCCGGACGCCGGCGCGCCGGACACCCCGCCCGGCGTACCGCCCCCCGGCCCGGCCACCGCCTGA